In Blautia wexlerae DSM 19850, a single window of DNA contains:
- a CDS encoding DUF1292 domain-containing protein, with amino-acid sequence MEKIKFQLEDGTEAEFYVEEQTRIGGVAYLLVSDSQDDEATAYIFKDVSEDDSQEACYEMVEDEDEMQAVFKVFEQMLDDVDLEM; translated from the coding sequence ATGGAGAAAATTAAATTTCAGCTTGAGGACGGAACAGAAGCGGAGTTTTATGTAGAGGAGCAGACTAGGATCGGAGGAGTTGCATATCTTCTGGTATCTGATTCTCAGGATGATGAGGCGACAGCCTATATTTTTAAAGACGTGTCAGAGGATGACAGTCAGGAAGCCTGCTATGAAATGGTCGAGGACGAGGATGAGATGCAGGCTGTTTTTAAAGTATTTGAACAAATGTTAGATGACGTAGACCTTGAAATGTAG
- a CDS encoding IreB family regulatory phosphoprotein, giving the protein MAENNLGNTQYFRTKPDQELQVKEVLDLVYTAMDEKGYNPVNQIVGYIMSGDPTYITSHKGARSMIMKVERDELVEELLNEYIKNKSWER; this is encoded by the coding sequence ATGGCAGAGAACAATCTGGGTAATACCCAATATTTCAGAACAAAACCAGACCAGGAACTTCAGGTAAAAGAAGTTCTGGATCTCGTTTACACAGCAATGGATGAGAAAGGATACAATCCGGTCAATCAGATCGTTGGATATATTATGTCCGGAGATCCTACTTATATTACCAGTCACAAGGGCGCAAGAAGCATGATCATGAAGGTAGAGCGCGACGAACTGGTAGAGGAACTTTTAAACGAGTATATTAAGAACAAATCCTGGGAACGCTGA
- the sigK gene encoding RNA polymerase sporulation sigma factor SigK — MKAFQKPLSISQEKYYLQKYQEGDSQAKNILIEHNLRLVAHVVKKYQGTGEDTDDLISIGTIGLIKAVTTFNPQKASRLSTYAARCIENELLMYFRAKKKHSKEVSLYEPIGTDKEGNEINLLDVIESAPVDIVEDCYIRENTDYLLRSLKKVLSDKEYQVICCRYGLFGMEEETQREIARKLCISRSYVSRIEKTALQKLRGLFPQMQ, encoded by the coding sequence TTGAAGGCCTTTCAAAAACCTTTGTCCATATCCCAGGAAAAATATTATCTTCAAAAATATCAGGAGGGTGATTCTCAGGCAAAGAATATCCTGATCGAGCATAATCTCCGGCTGGTAGCACATGTGGTCAAAAAATATCAGGGAACCGGTGAGGATACAGATGATCTGATCTCTATTGGAACCATCGGACTGATCAAGGCTGTCACAACCTTTAATCCCCAGAAGGCTTCCCGGTTATCCACCTATGCTGCCAGATGTATAGAAAATGAACTGCTGATGTATTTTCGTGCTAAGAAAAAGCATTCAAAAGAAGTGTCCCTATATGAACCCATAGGAACAGATAAAGAAGGAAATGAGATTAATCTGTTAGATGTGATCGAGAGTGCACCTGTAGATATTGTAGAAGACTGCTATATCCGCGAAAATACCGACTATCTTCTACGCTCTCTGAAAAAAGTCCTGTCAGATAAGGAATATCAGGTGATCTGCTGCAGATATGGGCTCTTTGGCATGGAGGAAGAAACTCAGCGGGAAATTGCCCGAAAACTGTGTATCAGCCGCTCTTATGTCTCCAGGATCGAAAAAACTGCTCTGCAAAAGCTTCGAGGCCTTTTCCCGCAAATGCAGTAA
- a CDS encoding ribonuclease J has protein sequence MQDRKAPADKEKNGIQVPFKAAIKNSSRRPKKPTSKLKIIPLGGLEQIGMNITAFEYEDSIVVVDCGLAFPEDDMLGIDLVIPDVTYLKENISKVKGFVITHGHEDHIGALPYVLKDVNVPVYSTKLTIALIANKLKEHNMTNTTKLKEVRHGQVINLGDFSIEFIKTNHSIQDASALAIYSPAGIVVHTGDFKVDYTPVFGDAIDLQRFAEIGRKGVLALMCDSTNAERTGFTMSERSVGHVFDNLFNEYKTNRIIIATFASNVDRVQQIINTAYRFGRKVAVEGRSMVNVITTAAELGYLRIPDQTLIEIDQVKNYPDEQVVLITTGSQGESMAALSRMAANIHKKIVIKPNDTIIFSSNPIPGNEKAVSKVINELSMKGAKVIFQDVHVSGHACQEEIKLIYSLVKPKYAIPVHGEYRHLTAQKNVVEELGIPKENIFVLASGNILELDSQSAQVTGTVHTGAILVDGLGVGDVGNIVLRDRQHLAEDGIMIVVVTLERHSNVILAGPDIVSRGFVYVRESEDLMDGAREVVENALDSCLERNITDWGKIKTVVKDALSEFLWKRTKRSPMILPIIMEA, from the coding sequence ATGCAGGACCGCAAGGCTCCGGCAGATAAAGAGAAGAACGGAATACAGGTACCATTTAAGGCTGCGATAAAGAATTCTTCCCGCAGACCGAAGAAACCAACATCTAAATTAAAGATCATTCCTCTGGGTGGTCTGGAACAGATTGGAATGAATATCACAGCATTTGAATATGAAGACAGCATTGTTGTGGTAGACTGCGGTCTTGCTTTCCCGGAAGATGATATGCTCGGAATTGACCTTGTCATTCCGGATGTCACCTATTTAAAAGAGAATATTTCCAAAGTAAAAGGCTTTGTGATCACTCATGGACATGAGGACCATATCGGTGCGCTGCCGTATGTACTCAAAGATGTAAATGTCCCTGTTTATTCCACGAAGCTGACCATTGCTCTTATTGCAAATAAGCTGAAAGAGCATAATATGACCAATACTACCAAGTTAAAGGAAGTAAGGCATGGACAGGTCATTAATCTTGGTGATTTTTCAATTGAATTTATCAAGACAAACCATAGTATCCAGGATGCATCTGCACTTGCGATCTATTCTCCGGCAGGCATCGTAGTGCATACCGGCGACTTTAAAGTAGATTATACTCCTGTATTCGGAGATGCCATTGATCTGCAGCGTTTTGCAGAGATTGGAAGAAAGGGAGTACTGGCACTGATGTGTGACAGTACTAATGCAGAGAGAACCGGATTTACCATGTCTGAACGTTCTGTGGGACATGTGTTTGATAATCTTTTCAATGAATATAAGACAAACAGAATCATTATTGCCACTTTTGCATCCAATGTAGACCGCGTACAGCAGATCATTAACACAGCTTATCGTTTCGGACGCAAGGTTGCAGTAGAGGGCCGCAGTATGGTAAATGTTATCACAACTGCAGCAGAGCTTGGATACCTTCGCATTCCGGATCAGACTCTGATTGAGATCGATCAGGTTAAGAATTACCCGGATGAACAGGTAGTGCTGATCACAACAGGAAGCCAGGGTGAATCCATGGCAGCTCTTTCCCGTATGGCTGCAAACATCCATAAGAAAATAGTGATCAAACCGAATGATACTATTATTTTCAGTTCCAATCCGATTCCGGGAAATGAGAAAGCGGTATCCAAGGTTATCAATGAGCTTTCCATGAAGGGTGCGAAGGTTATTTTCCAGGATGTCCATGTTTCCGGACATGCCTGCCAGGAAGAAATCAAGCTGATCTATTCTCTGGTAAAACCGAAATATGCAATCCCTGTTCATGGTGAATACAGACATCTGACCGCACAGAAAAATGTAGTTGAGGAACTTGGAATCCCCAAAGAGAATATCTTTGTCCTTGCATCCGGAAATATTCTGGAGCTTGACAGCCAGAGTGCACAAGTAACAGGCACTGTACACACAGGAGCAATCCTGGTAGACGGACTTGGTGTAGGAGATGTAGGAAATATCGTTCTTCGTGACCGTCAGCATCTTGCAGAAGATGGAATTATGATCGTTGTGGTTACGTTGGAACGCCACAGCAATGTGATTCTTGCAGGACCGGACATTGTTTCCAGAGGCTTCGTATATGTGAGGGAATCTGAGGATCTGATGGATGGTGCAAGAGAAGTGGTAGAGAATGCACTGGATTCTTGTCTGGAACGTAATATTACGGACTGGGGCAAGATCAAGACAGTTGTGAAGGATGCGCTCAGTGAATTTTTATGGAAACGTACCAAGAGAAGTCCTATGATCCTGCCTATTATCATGGAGGCATAA
- a CDS encoding HPr family phosphocarrier protein: MKTVKISLNSIDKVKAFVNEISKFDCDFDLVSGRYVIDAKSIMGIFSLDLSKPIDLNVHADGAALDTVMAIVGKYVTE; encoded by the coding sequence ATGAAAACAGTTAAAATTTCACTGAACTCTATCGATAAAGTGAAAGCGTTCGTTAATGAAATCAGCAAATTCGACTGCGATTTCGATTTAGTATCCGGAAGATATGTAATCGACGCAAAATCTATCATGGGTATTTTCAGCCTTGATTTATCCAAACCAATCGATTTAAACGTCCACGCTGATGGCGCTGCTCTTGATACCGTTATGGCAATCGTAGGCAAATACGTTACAGAATAA
- the ruvX gene encoding Holliday junction resolvase RuvX: MRILGLDYGSKTVGVAISDPLGITAQGVETIWRKQENHLRQTLARIEELVSEYHVEKIVLGYPKNMNNTIGERAQKSLEFKEMLETRTGLEVIMWDERLTTVEANRTLMEASVRRENRKQYLDQLAAVFILQGYLDSLSC, from the coding sequence ATGAGGATTCTGGGATTAGATTATGGATCAAAAACAGTCGGTGTAGCCATTAGTGATCCGTTGGGGATCACCGCTCAGGGTGTAGAGACGATCTGGCGTAAACAGGAGAACCACCTGCGCCAGACACTTGCCCGTATTGAAGAACTTGTTTCGGAATATCACGTGGAGAAGATCGTGCTTGGATATCCGAAGAACATGAACAATACGATTGGAGAACGTGCCCAAAAATCACTGGAATTTAAAGAAATGCTGGAGACACGTACAGGTCTTGAAGTGATCATGTGGGACGAGCGTCTGACAACAGTAGAAGCCAATCGTACTTTAATGGAAGCCAGTGTGCGCAGAGAGAACCGCAAGCAGTATCTGGATCAGCTGGCTGCTGTTTTTATTTTGCAGGGATATCTGGATTCCCTGTCCTGTTAG
- a CDS encoding HD domain-containing protein — MKYLKYKEIANNKEINAYLQKGNANLGQLGFTDHSKAHCVQVAHQAGKILKRLGYSEHEIELAKIAGYMHDIGNAINRTHHAEYGALLANDLLKETDMSLEDRITVIAAIGNHDESTGSPEDVVSAALIIADKTDVRRSRVRQKEQSAYDIHDRVNYAVTDAKLKIAEDKSVIALNLQIDEKICSMYDYFEIFLERMMLCRKAAEILGTTFKLTVNGRKVL; from the coding sequence GTGAAATATTTGAAATACAAGGAAATAGCAAATAACAAAGAAATTAATGCATATCTGCAGAAAGGTAATGCAAATCTGGGACAGCTGGGTTTTACAGATCATTCAAAGGCACACTGCGTGCAGGTTGCACATCAGGCAGGAAAGATACTGAAACGGCTGGGATATTCAGAACATGAAATTGAGCTGGCAAAGATTGCCGGCTATATGCATGATATTGGAAATGCCATTAACAGAACCCATCATGCAGAATATGGTGCACTGCTTGCAAATGATTTACTGAAAGAAACAGATATGTCTCTGGAAGACAGGATAACTGTAATAGCAGCCATCGGTAATCATGACGAATCAACAGGAAGCCCTGAGGATGTGGTTTCAGCGGCACTTATTATTGCAGATAAAACAGATGTAAGAAGAAGCCGTGTGCGCCAGAAAGAACAATCCGCTTACGATATCCATGACAGGGTAAATTATGCAGTTACAGACGCCAAGCTGAAAATCGCTGAAGACAAATCTGTCATTGCACTGAACCTACAGATTGATGAAAAAATCTGTTCCATGTATGATTATTTTGAGATTTTCCTTGAGCGTATGATGCTTTGCAGGAAAGCTGCGGAAATACTTGGAACAACTTTTAAACTGACAGTAAATGGCCGAAAGGTTTTGTAG
- a CDS encoding peptidase U32 family protein, with the protein MRKIELLVPASSLEVLKIAVIFGADAVYIGGEAFGLRAKAKNFSHEDMKEGIAFAHEHGVKVYVTVNILAHNYDLPGVREYLTELKELKPDALIIADPGIYMYAKEICPEIERHISTQANNTNYETYRFWYNLGAKRVVTARELSLAEIKEIREHIPEDMEIETFIHGAMCISYSGRCLLSNYLAGRDANQGACTHPCRWKYSIVEEKRPGEYMPVFENERGTYIFNSKDLCMIEHMDDIINSGIDSLKIEGRMKTALYVATVARTYRKAIDDYMESPEKYQANMPWYQEQISNCTYRQFTTGFFYGKPDENTQIYDNNTYQKEYTYLGFAEAVDERGYAQITQRNKFSVGETIEIMKPDGQNVAVTVKGIYDEEGNSMESAPHAQQKLFIDLGTEIQVYDLLRRAE; encoded by the coding sequence ATGAGAAAAATAGAATTGCTGGTTCCGGCTAGCAGTCTTGAGGTATTGAAGATTGCTGTTATTTTCGGAGCAGATGCAGTATATATCGGTGGAGAAGCCTTTGGACTTCGTGCCAAAGCAAAGAACTTTTCCCATGAAGATATGAAGGAAGGAATCGCTTTTGCCCATGAACATGGAGTGAAAGTTTATGTGACGGTAAATATTCTGGCCCATAATTATGATCTGCCGGGTGTGAGGGAATATCTGACAGAACTGAAAGAACTGAAGCCGGATGCACTGATCATTGCAGACCCGGGAATCTATATGTATGCAAAGGAAATATGCCCGGAAATCGAACGTCATATCAGTACACAGGCAAACAATACTAACTATGAGACATATCGTTTCTGGTACAATCTGGGAGCAAAGCGTGTGGTAACAGCCAGAGAGCTTTCGCTTGCGGAGATTAAAGAGATCAGAGAGCATATTCCGGAGGATATGGAGATTGAAACATTCATCCATGGTGCTATGTGCATTTCTTATTCCGGAAGATGTCTGCTCAGTAATTATCTGGCAGGACGTGATGCCAACCAGGGAGCCTGTACCCATCCCTGCCGTTGGAAATATTCCATTGTTGAGGAGAAACGTCCGGGAGAATATATGCCGGTATTTGAAAATGAAAGAGGAACCTATATCTTTAATTCCAAGGATCTCTGCATGATCGAGCATATGGACGATATCATTAACAGCGGAATCGACAGTCTGAAGATAGAAGGCCGTATGAAAACCGCTCTCTATGTCGCAACAGTTGCCAGAACTTACCGCAAGGCAATAGACGACTATATGGAGAGCCCTGAGAAATATCAGGCAAATATGCCATGGTACCAGGAACAGATTTCCAACTGTACCTACAGACAGTTTACAACCGGATTCTTCTATGGAAAACCGGATGAGAATACACAGATTTATGATAATAATACTTATCAGAAGGAATATACGTATCTGGGATTTGCTGAGGCAGTGGATGAACGGGGTTATGCGCAGATCACTCAGAGAAATAAATTCTCTGTAGGTGAGACAATTGAAATTATGAAACCAGACGGACAGAATGTAGCTGTCACTGTGAAGGGAATTTATGATGAGGAAGGCAATTCCATGGAGAGTGCGCCTCATGCACAGCAGAAGCTGTTTATCGACCTGGGAACCGAAATCCAGGTTTACGATCTGTTAAGAAGAGCAGAGTGA
- the thiI gene encoding tRNA uracil 4-sulfurtransferase ThiI — MIFHAFLIKYAEIAIKGKNRYIFEDALVKQMNIALSKVEGEFEVKKEQGRIYVFCPEQYDYDETVEALQHVFGIVGICPVVICEDQGFEQMAKDVVSYMKNCHPNYSGSFKVYTRRAKKSYPITSMEVSAELGGRILDEFPDASVDVHEPDLTLSVEIRDKIYVYSQTIKGAGGMPIGTNGKAMLLLSGGIDSPVAGYMIAKRGVKIDAVYFHAPPYTSERAKQKVVDLAKQVAKYSGPIRLHVVNFTDIQLYIYDQCPHDELTIIMRRYMMRIAEHFAKESRCLGLITGESIGQVASQTLQSLAATNEVCTLPVYRPVIGFDKQEIVERSWEIGTYETSIQPFEDCCTIFVAKHPVTKPNLNVIHRSETKLEEKIDELMKTALETVEIIEID, encoded by the coding sequence ATGATATTCCACGCATTTTTAATAAAATACGCAGAAATCGCCATCAAGGGCAAGAACAGATACATCTTCGAAGATGCCCTTGTAAAGCAGATGAACATCGCCCTTTCCAAAGTAGAAGGTGAGTTTGAAGTAAAGAAAGAACAGGGAAGAATCTATGTATTCTGCCCGGAACAGTATGATTATGATGAGACAGTAGAAGCTTTGCAGCACGTATTTGGTATTGTCGGAATCTGCCCTGTAGTGATCTGCGAGGATCAGGGATTCGAGCAGATGGCAAAGGACGTAGTTTCTTATATGAAAAACTGTCATCCAAACTACAGCGGAAGCTTTAAAGTATATACAAGAAGAGCAAAGAAATCCTATCCGATCACATCCATGGAAGTCAGCGCAGAACTGGGCGGCCGCATTCTGGATGAATTCCCGGATGCAAGTGTAGATGTACATGAACCGGATCTGACTCTCTCTGTGGAAATCAGAGACAAGATTTATGTATATTCCCAGACTATCAAGGGTGCAGGCGGAATGCCGATCGGCACAAACGGAAAAGCCATGCTTCTTCTTTCAGGCGGCATCGACAGCCCGGTAGCAGGATACATGATCGCAAAACGTGGCGTTAAAATTGACGCTGTATATTTCCACGCTCCGCCATACACCAGCGAGAGAGCAAAACAGAAAGTTGTAGATCTGGCAAAACAGGTAGCAAAATACAGTGGACCAATCCGCCTTCATGTAGTGAACTTCACAGATATCCAGCTCTATATTTACGACCAGTGTCCGCACGATGAGCTGACTATCATTATGCGTCGTTACATGATGCGTATTGCAGAGCATTTCGCAAAAGAAAGCAGATGTCTCGGTCTGATCACTGGAGAAAGCATCGGTCAGGTTGCCAGCCAGACCCTGCAGAGCCTTGCAGCAACAAACGAAGTCTGCACACTCCCTGTATACCGTCCGGTTATCGGATTCGACAAACAGGAAATCGTAGAAAGATCCTGGGAAATTGGAACCTATGAAACATCCATTCAGCCATTCGAAGACTGTTGTACTATTTTCGTGGCAAAACATCCGGTTACCAAACCAAACCTGAACGTGATCCACCGTTCTGAAACAAAACTGGAAGAAAAAATTGACGAACTCATGAAGACAGCGCTGGAGACTGTTGAGATTATTGAGATTGATTAA
- a CDS encoding YlbF family regulator, translating into MEPNTIEESIKGLLEAIKESPEYLEFQKQSDILKKKPELKARVDTFRADNYKVQNECDSDNLFEVVEQMGKESAELRRHPEVNAYLDAELALCKMMQRICIKLGEGIDIEVPGM; encoded by the coding sequence ATGGAACCAAATACAATAGAGGAAAGTATTAAAGGGCTTCTGGAGGCTATAAAGGAGAGCCCTGAATATCTGGAATTTCAGAAGCAGAGTGATATCCTGAAAAAGAAGCCCGAACTGAAGGCACGTGTGGATACATTCAGGGCAGATAATTATAAAGTCCAGAATGAATGTGATTCCGATAATCTGTTTGAAGTTGTAGAGCAGATGGGAAAAGAATCCGCAGAGCTGCGCAGACACCCGGAAGTGAATGCGTATCTGGATGCGGAGCTTGCTTTGTGTAAAATGATGCAGAGAATCTGTATAAAACTGGGAGAAGGTATTGATATAGAGGTCCCGGGAATGTGA
- a CDS encoding O-methyltransferase — MIVDERMRTYINSLDMGNTPFLEELEQYAIRERVPIIRREMQSFIKMFLAVNRPKRILEVGTAIGFSTLLMCEYGPEDLEIVTIENYEKRIPIAKENFRRAGREAQITLLEGDAGQILKELEDSFDMIFMDAAKGQYINWLPDVMRLMKNGGVLISDNVLQEGDIIESHYLVERRNRTIYKRMREYLYELKHNPSLITSIIPLGDGVTVSVKQE; from the coding sequence GTGATAGTTGACGAGCGGATGCGTACCTATATTAATTCACTGGATATGGGAAATACACCGTTTCTTGAAGAATTGGAGCAGTATGCCATCAGGGAACGGGTGCCGATCATCCGGAGAGAAATGCAGAGCTTTATAAAAATGTTTCTGGCTGTAAACCGGCCGAAGCGTATTCTGGAGGTGGGGACAGCCATTGGCTTCTCCACACTTCTTATGTGTGAATATGGTCCTGAGGATCTTGAAATCGTAACGATCGAGAATTATGAGAAGAGAATTCCCATCGCAAAAGAGAATTTCAGGAGAGCCGGACGGGAAGCGCAGATTACTCTGCTTGAGGGAGACGCAGGACAGATATTAAAAGAACTGGAAGATTCGTTTGACATGATTTTTATGGATGCTGCAAAGGGACAGTATATCAACTGGCTTCCGGATGTGATGCGTCTTATGAAAAATGGCGGTGTTCTCATCTCTGACAATGTGCTTCAGGAGGGAGATATCATAGAATCCCATTATCTGGTAGAGCGCAGAAACAGAACCATATATAAGAGAATGCGTGAGTATCTGTATGAACTGAAACATAATCCATCCCTGATAACTTCGATCATTCCCCTGGGAGACGGAGTTACAGTCAGTGTGAAACAGGAGTGA
- the mtaB gene encoding tRNA (N(6)-L-threonylcarbamoyladenosine(37)-C(2))-methylthiotransferase MtaB has protein sequence MGKKVALHNLGCKVNAYEVEAMQQLLEEAGYEIVPFEPGADVYLINTCTVTNIADRKSRQMLHKAKKMNPDAIVIAAGCYVQTDEGKLDKDEAVDLILGNNQKGNIVQVLEEYEQQHTKQKHVLKINQTKEYEELAIDHTAEHVRAYIKVQDGCNQFCTYCIIPYARGRVRSRKIAHVMDEVHALAAKGYKEVVLTGIHLSSYGVDFPAEEKETLLSLIRAVHEVEGIERIRLGSLEPGIITEEFVQSITALPKMCPHFHLSLQSGCDTTLERMNRRYRSAEYAEKCGLLRKYLGNPALTTDVIVGFPMETEEDFQDSYDFVESIHFYETHIFKYSRRHGTKAAAMSGQLTEAQKTVRSDKMLALNEQHAREYEKSMLGGELKVLLEEEVEINGEQWYIGHSMEYIKTAVKKQDNYSVNDIITVKAEEFLEEHTLTGEVLGVE, from the coding sequence ATGGGAAAAAAAGTTGCACTTCACAACTTAGGATGTAAAGTAAACGCCTATGAAGTAGAAGCCATGCAGCAGCTTCTGGAAGAAGCGGGCTACGAGATCGTACCTTTTGAACCGGGGGCTGATGTATATTTGATTAATACCTGTACAGTAACCAACATTGCAGACCGTAAATCCAGACAGATGCTGCACAAAGCAAAGAAAATGAACCCGGATGCTATCGTGATCGCAGCCGGATGTTATGTACAGACAGATGAAGGGAAACTGGATAAAGATGAGGCTGTAGACCTGATCCTTGGAAACAATCAGAAGGGAAATATTGTCCAGGTACTCGAGGAATATGAGCAACAGCACACCAAACAGAAACATGTGCTCAAGATCAACCAGACAAAAGAATATGAAGAACTGGCAATTGATCATACAGCAGAGCATGTACGCGCATATATCAAAGTTCAGGATGGCTGTAATCAATTCTGTACTTACTGTATCATTCCTTATGCAAGAGGTCGTGTCAGAAGCCGTAAGATCGCGCATGTAATGGATGAGGTTCATGCACTTGCAGCAAAAGGATATAAGGAAGTCGTTCTGACAGGAATTCATTTAAGCTCTTATGGTGTAGATTTCCCGGCAGAAGAGAAAGAAACACTGCTTTCCCTGATCCGGGCAGTACATGAGGTAGAAGGAATCGAACGAATCCGTCTGGGCTCCCTGGAACCGGGAATCATCACAGAAGAATTTGTGCAGAGCATTACCGCATTGCCGAAAATGTGTCCGCATTTCCATCTGTCCCTGCAGAGCGGATGTGATACCACACTGGAGCGAATGAATCGCAGATACAGAAGCGCAGAGTATGCAGAGAAATGCGGGCTTCTGAGAAAATATCTGGGAAATCCTGCACTTACCACAGATGTGATCGTTGGTTTTCCGATGGAAACAGAAGAAGATTTTCAGGATTCCTATGATTTCGTAGAGAGCATTCATTTTTATGAAACTCATATTTTCAAATATTCCCGCCGCCATGGAACAAAGGCTGCAGCCATGTCCGGACAGCTCACTGAAGCACAGAAAACGGTCAGAAGTGACAAGATGCTTGCTTTAAATGAACAGCATGCGAGAGAATATGAGAAATCCATGCTCGGCGGTGAACTGAAAGTACTTCTTGAGGAAGAAGTAGAGATTAACGGAGAGCAGTGGTATATCGGCCACAGTATGGAATATATTAAAACAGCAGTGAAAAAACAGGACAACTACAGTGTGAATGATATCATTACTGTAAAAGCTGAAGAATTCCTGGAAGAACATACATTAACAGGTGAGGTTCTGGGAGTAGAATAG
- a CDS encoding endolytic transglycosylase MltG produces the protein MSDTRERAGAAGVVVAGTFFKIVLYICVIVLLFWVGKASYQFGHDVFNQQAMSPGEGQEVTVVIKEDTSLYKIAKTLQKKGLVKSATVFYVQERLSTYHGKLQAGTYLLSTAYTPNRIMGILAGDDEQEGVSDS, from the coding sequence ATGAGTGATACCAGAGAACGTGCAGGTGCAGCAGGTGTTGTTGTTGCAGGAACGTTTTTTAAGATCGTACTTTATATATGTGTGATAGTTTTACTTTTCTGGGTAGGAAAGGCTTCTTATCAGTTTGGACATGATGTCTTTAATCAGCAGGCCATGAGTCCCGGAGAAGGACAGGAAGTTACAGTGGTGATCAAGGAAGATACTTCCTTGTACAAGATTGCCAAAACTCTTCAAAAAAAAGGTCTGGTCAAGAGTGCAACGGTATTTTATGTTCAGGAGAGACTGTCCACTTATCATGGAAAGCTTCAGGCCGGAACGTATCTGTTAAGTACAGCATATACACCTAATCGTATCATGGGAATTCTGGCAGGTGATGATGAACAGGAAGGGGTAAGTGATTCGTGA